A window from Cryobacterium sp. PAMC25264 encodes these proteins:
- a CDS encoding DUF1206 domain-containing protein, which translates to MTDLSAEPAADRADEARERVKQAAQRAHRNRSVRASARLGLLANGLVHALIGGTALGVANGGTGEADQLGALTAISTGPGGIVVLWLSTIALWGLALWQGTNAAFSVAPNRRVLVFRRSLNVGKALGFALLGLVTFAVALGARTGGSEVVREADAAIVESPVGLFLLLVVGTTVGIIGGGLVWRGVRRNFREELRYLWGPTKIVVLTLGVFGHVAKGVAFLVTGALLVAAAVFADSRWVGGLDAGLRYLLTLQSGPVLLNVVAAGLIAFGLYLVARAAFLRH; encoded by the coding sequence GTGACCGACCTGTCCGCCGAACCGGCGGCGGACCGTGCCGACGAGGCCCGCGAGCGCGTGAAGCAGGCCGCTCAACGCGCCCACCGCAACCGGTCGGTGCGCGCCTCCGCGCGACTCGGCCTGTTGGCCAACGGCCTGGTGCACGCCCTCATCGGCGGCACCGCCCTGGGGGTCGCGAACGGCGGCACCGGCGAGGCCGACCAGCTCGGCGCCCTCACGGCCATCTCCACCGGGCCCGGCGGCATCGTGGTGCTCTGGCTGTCCACCATCGCCCTGTGGGGCCTGGCGCTCTGGCAGGGCACCAACGCCGCGTTCAGCGTCGCGCCCAACCGGCGGGTCCTGGTGTTCCGCCGCTCCCTCAACGTGGGCAAGGCGCTGGGCTTCGCGCTGCTCGGCCTGGTCACCTTCGCCGTGGCGCTCGGCGCGCGCACCGGAGGTAGCGAGGTGGTGCGGGAGGCCGATGCCGCCATTGTCGAGAGCCCCGTGGGCCTGTTCCTACTGCTCGTGGTGGGCACCACGGTGGGCATCATCGGCGGCGGACTGGTCTGGCGCGGTGTGCGGCGCAACTTCCGTGAGGAGCTGCGCTACCTCTGGGGTCCGACCAAGATTGTGGTGCTCACCCTCGGCGTCTTCGGGCACGTCGCCAAGGGCGTGGCGTTCCTCGTCACCGGCGCCTTGCTGGTGGCCGCGGCCGTGTTCGCCGACTCCCGCTGGGTGGGCGGGCTCGACGCCGGGTTGCGTTACCTGCTCACCCTGCAGTCCGGCCCGGTACTGCTGAACGTGGTGGCCGCCGGCCTCATCGCGTTCGGCCTCTACCTGGTGGCCAGGGCGGCGTTCCTCCGGCACTGA
- a CDS encoding glutathione peroxidase: MNIREIPLTAADGSTTSLAAYADKVVLVVNVASRCGLTPQYETLEQLQRTYADQGFTVLGFPCNQFGLGETGSAEKIEAFCSTTYGVTFPLMEKTKVNGGSQHPLYAELTQTPDGAGKAGKVKWNFEKFVISPAGAVSRFRPTTLPDSPEVIAAIESGLAELNPAA, encoded by the coding sequence ATGAACATTCGCGAGATCCCGCTCACCGCCGCCGACGGCTCCACCACGTCGCTGGCCGCGTACGCCGACAAGGTGGTGCTCGTCGTCAACGTGGCCTCCCGCTGCGGCCTCACCCCTCAGTACGAGACCCTCGAGCAGTTGCAGCGCACCTACGCCGACCAGGGCTTCACCGTCCTGGGCTTCCCGTGCAACCAGTTCGGCCTCGGTGAAACCGGCAGCGCCGAGAAGATCGAAGCGTTCTGCTCCACCACCTACGGCGTGACCTTTCCGTTGATGGAGAAGACGAAGGTGAACGGCGGCTCGCAGCATCCGCTCTACGCCGAGCTCACCCAGACGCCGGATGGCGCGGGCAAGGCCGGCAAGGTCAAGTGGAACTTCGAGAAGTTCGTTATCTCGCCCGCTGGCGCGGTCTCTCGCTTCCGCCCGACCACGCTGCCCGACTCCCCCGAGGTCATCGCCGCCATCGAGTCCGGCCTGGCCGAGCTCAACCCCGCCGCCTAA
- a CDS encoding carboxylesterase/lipase family protein has translation MDTVDVSTTAGVVRGRRRPGSAAFLGIPYAAAPVGELRFAAPVPHPPWSGVLDAGSPGATPQRIDGGDTTLVPEPSFPGESTLNVSVFTPDPAPAPAGAGLPVLVYIHGGGYTSGSAASPWYDGAGFNRHGVVTVNVSYRLGFDGFGWIEDAPLNRGVLDWLLALEWVRDNIRFFGGDPARVTIAGQSAGGGAVLTLLGSPRAQPLFARAISISGVATHLTADRAEQTGRRVAELAGVAPTRAGLGALTEHQILAQQPLATALPAGSPAGPLGEIANTLVGGLPFGPVIDGDLVPLATLDAVRAGIGADKPLMLGSTDHEFNFAMNDLTDELAGEDAAEMLARLGVPATAASAYTAAHDQRGTADLLGQFASDRAIRGVMLRVAEARAASAAAGAAPTWLWAFAWRSPTLGGALHCLDLPFFFDALDAPRVQVLTGPAPSQRLADEVHGSAVAFIGGEDPAWPAWTAGEPVGAQPVIRYDSVPAGPTAPPKAVTEVTTVAATYAGASLAFAD, from the coding sequence ATGGACACCGTCGACGTCAGCACCACAGCCGGGGTCGTCCGCGGCCGCCGGAGGCCCGGCTCCGCGGCCTTCCTCGGTATCCCGTACGCGGCCGCGCCGGTGGGCGAGCTGCGCTTCGCGGCTCCCGTGCCGCATCCGCCGTGGTCGGGCGTGCTGGATGCGGGCAGCCCCGGCGCCACCCCGCAGCGCATCGACGGCGGCGACACCACCCTGGTGCCCGAGCCCAGCTTCCCCGGTGAGTCCACGCTGAACGTGAGCGTGTTCACGCCCGACCCGGCCCCTGCGCCGGCCGGTGCCGGGCTGCCGGTGCTGGTCTACATCCACGGCGGCGGCTACACCTCCGGATCGGCCGCTAGCCCGTGGTACGACGGGGCGGGTTTCAACCGGCACGGTGTGGTCACCGTGAACGTGTCGTACCGGCTCGGCTTCGACGGCTTCGGCTGGATCGAGGATGCGCCGCTGAACCGGGGCGTGCTCGACTGGCTGCTGGCGCTCGAGTGGGTGCGCGACAACATCCGCTTCTTCGGCGGCGACCCGGCCCGGGTCACCATCGCGGGGCAGTCCGCCGGCGGCGGTGCGGTGCTCACCCTGCTCGGCTCGCCGCGGGCGCAGCCGCTGTTCGCCCGGGCGATCAGCATCTCCGGGGTGGCCACCCATCTCACCGCGGACCGGGCCGAGCAGACCGGTCGGCGCGTCGCCGAGCTGGCCGGGGTGGCGCCGACGCGGGCAGGTCTCGGAGCGCTGACCGAACACCAGATCCTGGCCCAGCAGCCACTGGCCACGGCGTTGCCCGCCGGCAGCCCGGCCGGGCCGCTCGGCGAGATCGCGAACACCCTCGTCGGCGGGCTGCCATTCGGGCCGGTGATCGACGGGGACCTCGTGCCGCTGGCCACCCTCGATGCCGTGCGCGCCGGGATCGGCGCCGACAAGCCGCTGATGCTGGGCAGCACCGACCACGAGTTCAACTTCGCCATGAACGACCTCACCGACGAGCTCGCCGGGGAGGACGCCGCCGAGATGCTCGCCCGGCTCGGCGTCCCCGCCACGGCCGCGAGCGCCTACACCGCGGCGCACGACCAGCGCGGCACCGCCGACCTCCTCGGCCAGTTCGCCTCCGACCGCGCCATCCGCGGCGTGATGCTGCGGGTCGCCGAGGCGAGGGCCGCTTCGGCCGCAGCCGGGGCCGCCCCCACCTGGCTCTGGGCGTTCGCCTGGCGCTCGCCCACGCTCGGCGGGGCGCTGCACTGCCTCGACCTGCCGTTCTTCTTCGACGCGCTCGACGCCCCACGGGTCCAGGTGCTCACCGGCCCCGCGCCGTCGCAGCGCCTGGCCGACGAGGTGCACGGTTCCGCGGTGGCGTTCATCGGCGGCGAAGACCCCGCCTGGCCGGCCTGGACCGCCGGCGAGCCCGTTGGCGCCCAGCCGGTGATCCGCTACGACAGCGTTCCGGCCGGCCCCACGGCCCCGCCCAAGGCCGTCACCGAGGTCACGACCGTGGCCGCCACGTACGCCGGCGCCTCCCTGGCCTTCGCCGACTGA